One genomic region from Planctomycetia bacterium encodes:
- a CDS encoding membrane protein, which produces MPRPPSPSQPAAAPASRALVVSLATLAAMLAAVPFIVRAALAVLAVDATTPLDWVPLTFGPRHDYAEFTRQFESGDVAVVSWPGCGLRHPALEHLLAAASGPDAPRDAAGQPWFTGVATGAVAVDNLTAPPLALDRATAVERLRGMLVGPDGDTTCAVIGFTAAGIADRRRAVPWIRDTLAAAGVERDALRMAGPVVDTATVDAASTDSMRQFAAPAALVILALTWWSLGSLPYACLVFVVSLWCVGFSFLTLHACGDRMNPVLIVMPVLVLVLGVSGGIHLMNYLVEARAAGPARDLVSRGLRLGWLPCSLSSGTTAIGLASLVVSELEPIRVFGFHAALGVLATLATMFLVLPGIFARWPPGAAAAAAAPRWAGPLAEAVIRRPTPIVLAFFAALAFAALGLPHVRTSVRIDTLFTPESRVIRDYAWIERSIGPLVPIEVMLTFAPGHDVRATERLDITRGVAARLAALPGVSGVVSAATFLPPETGDRGIRSTLRRAIGATRLARDLAAVDDLKYVRAWPTGEVWRVTARVPALEDLDYGVFLDRVRAEVAPLVAAAGGASRGITATCTGVMPLVHAIQNTLLRDLFSSFLSACLLITVVMMVVERGIAAGLVAMISNVFPMILLFGLLGWTRRPLDIGSVMTASIALGMAIDGTLHFLTFFRRGRDAGHTADDAVRQAFGHCAGAMAQSTLVCGLGLLVFAASSFAPTSRFAWMLAVLLAAALAGDLVLLPAMLVGPLGRCFRPR; this is translated from the coding sequence ATGCCCCGCCCGCCATCGCCCTCGCAGCCCGCCGCGGCTCCCGCCTCACGGGCCCTCGTCGTCAGCCTGGCGACGCTCGCAGCGATGCTCGCCGCCGTGCCGTTCATCGTCCGCGCGGCCCTCGCCGTGCTCGCGGTCGACGCCACCACGCCGCTCGACTGGGTGCCGCTGACCTTCGGCCCGCGGCACGACTACGCCGAGTTCACCAGGCAGTTCGAAAGCGGCGACGTGGCCGTCGTGTCGTGGCCCGGCTGTGGACTGCGGCACCCGGCCCTGGAACACCTCCTCGCGGCGGCCAGCGGGCCGGATGCACCGCGCGACGCCGCCGGACAGCCCTGGTTCACGGGCGTCGCCACCGGCGCGGTCGCCGTCGACAACCTCACCGCGCCCCCCCTGGCGCTCGACCGGGCGACGGCCGTGGAGCGGCTGCGCGGGATGCTCGTCGGCCCCGACGGCGACACGACCTGCGCGGTGATCGGGTTCACGGCCGCGGGGATCGCCGACCGGCGCCGCGCCGTGCCCTGGATTCGCGACACGCTCGCCGCCGCCGGCGTGGAGCGGGACGCCCTGCGCATGGCCGGGCCGGTCGTCGACACCGCGACCGTCGATGCCGCGAGCACCGATTCGATGCGCCAGTTCGCCGCGCCGGCCGCCCTCGTGATCCTGGCGCTCACCTGGTGGTCGCTCGGCTCGCTCCCCTACGCCTGCCTCGTGTTCGTCGTCTCGCTGTGGTGCGTCGGCTTCTCGTTCCTCACGCTCCACGCCTGCGGCGACCGGATGAACCCCGTGCTGATCGTGATGCCGGTGCTCGTGCTCGTGCTCGGCGTGTCGGGGGGCATCCACCTGATGAACTACCTCGTCGAGGCCCGGGCGGCGGGCCCGGCCCGCGATCTCGTGTCCCGCGGCCTGCGGCTCGGCTGGCTGCCCTGCAGCCTGTCGTCCGGCACCACCGCCATCGGCCTCGCCTCGCTGGTGGTCAGCGAGCTCGAGCCGATCCGCGTCTTCGGCTTCCACGCCGCCCTCGGCGTGCTCGCCACGCTGGCCACGATGTTCCTCGTGCTTCCCGGGATCTTCGCCCGCTGGCCCCCAGGCGCGGCCGCGGCCGCGGCCGCCCCGCGCTGGGCCGGGCCGCTCGCCGAGGCTGTCATCCGCCGGCCGACGCCGATCGTGCTCGCGTTCTTCGCGGCCCTCGCGTTCGCCGCCCTCGGCCTGCCGCACGTCCGCACCTCGGTCCGCATCGACACGCTGTTCACCCCCGAGAGCCGGGTGATCCGCGACTACGCCTGGATCGAGCGCAGCATCGGCCCGCTCGTGCCGATCGAGGTCATGCTCACGTTCGCCCCCGGGCACGACGTCCGAGCGACCGAGCGGCTCGACATCACCCGCGGTGTTGCCGCGCGCTTGGCCGCGCTCCCCGGCGTCTCCGGCGTCGTCTCGGCGGCGACCTTCCTGCCCCCGGAGACCGGCGACCGCGGCATCCGCTCCACGCTCCGCCGCGCGATCGGCGCCACGCGGCTGGCCCGCGACCTCGCCGCCGTGGACGACCTCAAGTACGTCCGCGCCTGGCCCACGGGCGAGGTCTGGCGGGTCACGGCCCGCGTCCCCGCGCTCGAGGATCTGGACTACGGCGTGTTCCTCGACCGCGTCCGGGCCGAGGTCGCCCCGCTCGTCGCCGCGGCCGGCGGCGCGTCCCGCGGCATCACCGCCACCTGCACCGGCGTCATGCCGCTCGTTCACGCCATCCAGAACACGCTCCTCCGTGACCTGTTCAGCAGTTTTCTTTCGGCCTGCCTGCTGATCACGGTCGTGATGATGGTCGTGGAGCGCGGCATCGCGGCCGGCCTGGTGGCGATGATCAGCAACGTGTTCCCGATGATCCTCCTCTTCGGTCTCCTCGGCTGGACACGGCGGCCGCTCGACATCGGCAGCGTGATGACCGCCTCGATCGCGCTCGGCATGGCGATCGACGGCACGCTTCACTTTCTCACCTTCTTCCGGCGCGGCCGCGACGCAGGGCATACGGCCGACGATGCCGTGCGGCAGGCATTCGGCCACTGCGCCGGGGCGATGGCCCAGAGCACGCTCGTCTGCGGGCTGGGCCTGCTCGTGTTCGCGGCCAGTTCGTTCGCGCCGACGAGCCGCTTCGCCTGGATGCTCGCGGTCCTGCTCGCTGCGGCGCTGGCCGGCGACCTCGTGCTCCTGCCCGCGATGCTCGTCGGCCCGCTCGGCCGTTGCTTCCGCCCGCGGTAG
- the fabI gene encoding enoyl-[acyl-carrier-protein] reductase [NADH] produces MGRFDGMKGLVLGVANDHSIAWSIAKEILAEGGQIGFSHLPDRPDDDRQRNRRRVALLTDPEPNAKFLVPMDVSSDEQIAAVIDRARQDFGTIDFLVHSIAYAPLEDLKGETTDCSREGFRIAMETSAYSLLAVGRLARGILAKEASILTLTYFGGEKVVPGYNIMGVCKATLDACVKYMAYDLGPAGIRVNAVSAGPLRTLAGRGAGVDEMLGLYQHMSPLGRNVTHEEVGKAGAWLLSRESLGITGEILHVDAGYNVMGSPGRLLDLVPKPE; encoded by the coding sequence ATGGGCAGATTCGACGGCATGAAGGGACTCGTGCTCGGCGTCGCCAACGATCATTCGATCGCCTGGTCGATCGCCAAGGAAATCCTCGCGGAGGGCGGGCAGATCGGCTTCTCGCACCTGCCCGATCGTCCCGACGACGACCGGCAGCGGAACCGGCGCCGCGTTGCCCTGCTCACCGACCCGGAGCCGAATGCGAAGTTCCTCGTGCCGATGGACGTCTCCAGCGACGAGCAGATAGCCGCCGTCATCGACCGGGCCCGGCAGGATTTCGGCACGATCGACTTCCTCGTCCACTCGATCGCCTACGCGCCGCTCGAGGATCTCAAGGGGGAGACCACCGACTGCAGCCGCGAGGGTTTTCGGATCGCGATGGAGACGAGCGCCTACAGCCTGCTCGCCGTCGGCCGGCTGGCCCGCGGCATCCTCGCCAAGGAGGCGTCGATCCTCACGCTCACCTACTTTGGCGGTGAGAAGGTCGTGCCGGGCTACAACATCATGGGGGTCTGCAAGGCTACGCTCGACGCCTGTGTGAAGTACATGGCCTATGACCTCGGCCCGGCCGGCATCCGCGTCAACGCGGTGAGCGCCGGCCCGCTGCGGACGCTCGCCGGCCGCGGCGCGGGTGTCGACGAGATGCTCGGCCTCTACCAGCACATGTCGCCGCTGGGACGCAACGTCACCCACGAGGAGGTCGGCAAGGCCGGGGCCTGGCTGTTGTCCCGCGAGTCACTGGGCATCACCGGCGAGATCCTCCACGTGGACGCAGGCTACAACGTCATGGGCTCGCCGGGCCGGCTCCTCGACCTCGTGCCCAAGCCGGAGTGA
- a CDS encoding putative membrane protein insertion efficiency factor codes for MNRVAACVRRFAQGCDRAVAVVLIALVAVYKVCLSPLLGRTCRFEPTCSVYFRQAVEKYGAVRGSLRGLARICRCHPWHPGGHDPP; via the coding sequence ATGAACCGCGTCGCGGCATGTGTCCGCCGGTTCGCCCAGGGCTGTGACCGTGCCGTGGCGGTCGTCCTCATCGCCCTCGTGGCCGTCTACAAGGTCTGCCTCAGTCCGCTGCTCGGCCGCACCTGCCGGTTCGAGCCGACGTGCAGCGTCTACTTCCGGCAGGCTGTGGAAAAATACGGCGCCGTTCGCGGCAGCCTGCGCGGGCTGGCCCGCATCTGCCGCTGCCATCCCTGGCATCCCGGCGGCCACGACCCGCCCTGA
- a CDS encoding molecular chaperone DnaJ: MAEDHYQTLGVPRTASAEDIRKAYRELARKYHPDLHPDDEAAKGKFKQVQSAFDVLNDPGKREMYDRYGSAFEGVGAGGAGGQAGGWAGGPVPGAGGGFPGGGEIDLESLFGGAGGFEGLFGDRGAGAGRTRAGRGRRKPAQQPGADVTARIAVPFALAIEGGKTDVRLDRDGKTETISVTIPQGLPDGARMRLRGQGQPGSGGGPAGDLLLEVHVEPHPVFRRDGDTLHVTLPVTLAEAIEGAKVDVPTPWGTIALRIPPRTSGGRRLRAAGMGVRHANGSRGDLIAEVQIALPEGADAAALAPLLEAAKACAAAGAAAPRTALRW, encoded by the coding sequence ATGGCAGAGGATCACTACCAAACGCTCGGCGTGCCGCGGACGGCCTCCGCGGAGGACATCCGCAAGGCGTACCGCGAACTGGCCCGCAAGTATCACCCCGACCTGCACCCCGACGACGAGGCCGCCAAGGGGAAGTTCAAGCAGGTGCAGTCGGCGTTCGACGTTCTCAACGATCCCGGCAAGCGTGAGATGTACGACCGCTACGGGAGCGCCTTCGAGGGCGTGGGTGCCGGTGGCGCGGGAGGCCAGGCCGGCGGCTGGGCGGGCGGACCGGTCCCGGGCGCGGGGGGCGGCTTCCCCGGCGGCGGCGAGATCGACCTGGAGAGCCTGTTCGGCGGCGCCGGCGGGTTCGAGGGCCTGTTTGGCGACAGAGGGGCTGGCGCCGGCCGCACGCGTGCGGGCCGGGGCCGACGCAAGCCGGCGCAGCAACCTGGCGCCGACGTCACGGCGCGGATCGCGGTGCCGTTCGCGCTCGCCATCGAGGGGGGCAAGACCGACGTCCGCCTCGACCGCGACGGCAAGACCGAGACGATCAGCGTGACGATCCCGCAGGGACTTCCCGACGGGGCGCGGATGCGGCTACGCGGCCAGGGCCAGCCGGGCAGCGGCGGCGGCCCGGCGGGGGACCTGCTCCTCGAGGTCCACGTCGAACCGCACCCCGTGTTTCGGCGCGATGGCGACACGCTGCACGTGACGCTGCCGGTCACGCTCGCCGAGGCGATCGAGGGCGCCAAGGTCGACGTCCCCACGCCGTGGGGCACGATCGCGCTGCGCATTCCGCCGCGGACGTCCGGAGGGCGGCGACTGCGGGCGGCCGGCATGGGAGTGCGGCATGCCAACGGCTCGCGCGGCGACCTGATCGCCGAGGTTCAGATCGCCCTCCCGGAGGGGGCCGACGCGGCGGCACTCGCCCCGTTGCTCGAGGCCGCGAAGGCCTGCGCTGCGGCCGGGGCGGCGGCGCCGCGGACGGCGCTGCGGTGGTGA
- the ppk gene encoding polyphosphate kinase codes for MSDGQDGAVSGDMGPECFLNRELSWLEFNVRVLEEAENADNPLFERLKFIAICSSNLDEFFMVRVSGLREQAFGESAPQDYSPDGLTALEQLKAIARRTQELVARQYRCLRESLAPALEAEGFRLLRYDALDTEQRERVDRFFRERALPILTPMAVDPAHPSPRYHNRGLYLGVMLARSEGLGPKRMFAVVQVPQVLPRIVAVGGGEPGTMPFMLLEDLVSARLPELFGGFEIESWTAFRITRDSDLELLEQESDDMLRLIEDRLKARQRGQAVRIEVAAKADDAITRMIIDDEGLQGADDGQADRYSEVYRIDGPLDLTAIWELYRLPGYERLHDKPFVPRVPRGLERRGPDIFAAIAQRDILLHHPYDSFDPVVEFVTSAANDPRVLAIKQTLYRTSGDSPISRALIAAAEAGKHVTALVELKARFDEANNVSWARQMERAGVHVVFGFLDLKTHCKVSLVVRQEGQGLRRYVHLGTGNYNPTTALTYTDLGLFTADEAVAEDASALFNLLTGYSQGHAWRRLIVAPTDLHRRTLELIDEQAERARSGRPSRIFAKLNSLVDQRVIEALYRASQAGVPIDIIARGICCLRPGVAGLSETIRVHSIVDRFLEHSRIYVFGPDDDARVFLSSADWMPRNFFRRVEVMFPLLDPELRDRVLREIVPVYLADNTRARRLDAGGVFHLLSPAAGEPARRCQIELLEQRTVAATNAAEQAAAGG; via the coding sequence ATGAGCGACGGTCAGGATGGTGCGGTGTCGGGCGACATGGGGCCGGAGTGCTTCCTGAACCGGGAGCTGAGCTGGCTGGAGTTCAACGTCCGCGTCCTCGAGGAGGCGGAGAACGCCGACAACCCGCTCTTCGAGCGACTCAAGTTCATCGCCATCTGCAGCTCGAACCTCGACGAGTTCTTCATGGTCCGGGTCTCCGGCCTGCGCGAGCAGGCGTTCGGAGAGAGCGCCCCGCAGGACTACTCCCCCGACGGCCTAACGGCGCTGGAGCAACTCAAGGCGATCGCCCGGCGGACGCAGGAACTCGTCGCCCGGCAGTACCGCTGCCTGCGCGAAAGCCTCGCCCCGGCGCTCGAGGCGGAGGGCTTCCGGCTCCTGCGCTACGACGCGCTCGACACCGAACAGCGCGAGCGGGTCGACCGCTTCTTCCGCGAGCGCGCCCTGCCGATCCTCACGCCCATGGCCGTCGATCCGGCCCATCCTTCACCGCGCTACCACAATCGCGGCCTGTACCTCGGGGTCATGCTCGCCCGCTCCGAGGGGCTGGGGCCGAAGCGGATGTTCGCCGTCGTGCAGGTGCCGCAGGTGCTGCCGCGGATCGTCGCGGTCGGCGGCGGCGAGCCGGGCACGATGCCCTTCATGCTCCTCGAGGACCTCGTCTCGGCCCGGCTCCCGGAGCTCTTCGGCGGCTTCGAGATCGAGTCCTGGACCGCCTTCCGCATCACCCGCGACAGCGACCTCGAACTCCTCGAGCAGGAGTCGGACGACATGCTCCGGCTCATCGAGGACCGGCTCAAGGCCCGGCAGCGCGGGCAGGCGGTGCGGATCGAGGTCGCCGCCAAGGCCGACGACGCGATCACGCGGATGATCATCGACGACGAAGGCCTGCAGGGGGCCGACGACGGCCAGGCCGACCGCTACAGCGAGGTCTACAGGATCGACGGCCCGCTCGACCTGACGGCGATCTGGGAGTTGTACCGGCTCCCCGGCTACGAGCGGCTCCACGACAAGCCGTTCGTGCCGCGCGTGCCGCGCGGCCTGGAGCGGCGCGGCCCCGACATCTTCGCCGCCATCGCCCAGCGGGACATCCTCCTCCACCATCCCTACGACTCGTTCGATCCGGTGGTTGAGTTCGTGACCAGCGCCGCCAACGACCCGCGGGTGCTGGCCATCAAGCAGACGCTCTATCGGACCAGCGGCGACTCGCCGATCTCCCGGGCCCTGATCGCGGCCGCCGAGGCGGGCAAGCACGTCACCGCCCTCGTCGAACTCAAGGCCCGGTTCGACGAGGCCAACAACGTCAGCTGGGCCCGCCAGATGGAGCGGGCAGGCGTCCACGTGGTGTTCGGCTTCCTCGACCTGAAGACGCATTGCAAGGTGTCGCTCGTCGTTCGCCAGGAGGGGCAGGGGCTGCGCCGCTACGTGCACCTCGGCACCGGCAACTACAACCCGACCACCGCCCTCACCTACACCGACCTCGGCCTGTTCACGGCCGACGAGGCGGTGGCCGAGGACGCCTCGGCGCTGTTCAACCTGCTCACCGGCTACTCGCAGGGGCATGCCTGGCGCCGGCTGATCGTCGCCCCCACCGACCTCCACCGGCGCACGCTCGAACTCATCGACGAGCAGGCGGAGCGGGCCCGGTCGGGGCGGCCGTCCCGGATCTTCGCCAAACTCAACTCGCTCGTCGACCAGCGGGTCATCGAGGCCCTCTATCGGGCCAGCCAGGCCGGCGTGCCGATCGACATCATCGCCCGCGGCATCTGCTGCCTGAGGCCGGGCGTGGCGGGCCTCAGCGAAACGATCCGCGTCCACAGCATCGTCGATCGGTTCCTCGAGCACAGCCGGATCTACGTCTTCGGACCCGACGACGACGCCCGGGTGTTCCTCTCCAGCGCCGACTGGATGCCGCGGAATTTCTTCCGGCGCGTGGAGGTGATGTTTCCGCTGCTCGATCCCGAACTGCGCGACCGAGTGCTCCGCGAGATCGTGCCGGTCTACCTGGCCGACAACACCCGCGCCCGGCGGCTCGATGCCGGCGGCGTGTTCCACCTGCTCTCCCCGGCAGCGGGGGAACCGGCCCGCCGCTGCCAGATTGAGTTGCTCGAGCAGCGGACCGTTGCGGCGACGAATGCCGCGGAGCAGGCCGCCGCGGGAGGCTGA
- a CDS encoding triphosphoribosyl-dephospho-CoA synthase yields the protein MIQGALTSIPLTCPRWGRGWCVAAASILEASAPKAGNVHPGASFADLFHDDFVAAALAIAPVFEAAAAAPVGVPVRAAVEASAAVTRSNANLGIVLALAPLAAVPREAGSAAQAIGNGAVERVLAGLTPADAAAVWQAIAVARPGGLGTSARFDLDGPPPADLRAAMAHAADRDQIAALWARGYAGLLAGPAADLAREFAAGAGLADAIVRAHVVQLAREPDSLIARRHGPARAAEVSRAAAAIPLATAAWRTAVADFDGGLRAAGVNPGTSADLIAAALYILLDDAGLRDRCGLSRLLAPVVAER from the coding sequence GTGATCCAGGGTGCGCTGACGAGCATCCCCCTGACCTGCCCGCGCTGGGGCCGCGGCTGGTGCGTTGCCGCGGCCTCGATCCTCGAGGCGTCGGCGCCGAAGGCGGGCAACGTGCATCCCGGGGCGTCGTTCGCCGATCTCTTCCACGACGACTTCGTGGCCGCCGCGCTGGCGATCGCGCCGGTGTTCGAGGCGGCCGCAGCCGCGCCGGTCGGCGTTCCCGTGCGCGCGGCCGTCGAGGCGTCCGCCGCGGTGACGCGGTCGAACGCCAACCTCGGGATCGTGCTCGCGCTGGCGCCGCTGGCCGCTGTGCCGCGCGAGGCCGGTAGCGCCGCGCAGGCGATCGGGAACGGCGCCGTCGAACGGGTGCTGGCCGGGCTCACGCCGGCCGATGCCGCGGCCGTGTGGCAGGCGATCGCGGTCGCGCGTCCCGGCGGCCTGGGAACGAGCGCGCGGTTCGACCTCGACGGGCCGCCGCCGGCGGACCTGCGGGCCGCGATGGCGCACGCCGCCGACCGTGACCAGATCGCTGCCCTCTGGGCGCGGGGCTACGCCGGCCTGCTCGCCGGACCGGCCGCCGACCTGGCCCGCGAGTTCGCGGCCGGCGCCGGACTCGCCGACGCGATCGTCCGCGCCCACGTCGTCCAGTTGGCCCGTGAACCCGATTCGCTGATCGCCCGGCGCCACGGGCCGGCGCGGGCGGCGGAGGTCTCCCGCGCGGCGGCGGCCATCCCCCTCGCGACCGCGGCGTGGCGGACCGCCGTGGCGGACTTCGACGGCGGCCTGCGTGCGGCCGGAGTGAATCCGGGCACCAGCGCCGACCTGATTGCGGCGGCGCTGTACATTCTTCTCGACGACGCCGGCCTGCGTGACCGGTGCGGCCTGTCCCGACTTCTCGCCCCGGTGGTCGCAGAGCGATGA
- a CDS encoding 6-pyruvoyl tetrahydrobiopterin synthase, with protein sequence MNERFSIQLRKAVHVFAAGHFITLTDDLCEAVHGHNWTVGVDVEAEPDAHGMVVDFIALRDLVTRIVSRLDHRMLLPADNPLLEVTTADGPTGRAETTVRFQDRRWVFPADECVVLPIRNTTAEWIARWIGIELLGACPAAGIAEPRVLRVAVDECLGQSGVWERGR encoded by the coding sequence ATGAACGAGCGTTTCAGCATCCAACTGCGCAAAGCCGTGCACGTCTTCGCCGCCGGGCACTTCATCACGCTCACGGACGACCTCTGTGAGGCGGTCCACGGCCACAATTGGACCGTCGGGGTCGATGTCGAGGCCGAACCAGACGCCCACGGGATGGTCGTGGACTTCATCGCCCTGCGCGACCTCGTGACGCGGATCGTGAGCCGGCTCGACCACCGCATGCTCCTGCCGGCCGACAATCCGCTGCTCGAGGTGACGACAGCGGACGGACCGACTGGGCGGGCCGAGACGACGGTGCGGTTTCAGGACCGGCGCTGGGTGTTCCCGGCCGACGAGTGCGTGGTCCTGCCGATCCGCAACACGACGGCCGAGTGGATCGCCCGCTGGATCGGCATTGAACTGCTCGGGGCCTGTCCCGCCGCCGGCATCGCCGAGCCGCGGGTGCTGCGGGTCGCGGTCGACGAGTGCCTCGGCCAGTCGGGCGTCTGGGAACGGGGCCGCTGA
- a CDS encoding transcriptional regulator yields MPSLTVENYVKTIYQIAAAQSGRPASTGQIANALGVAPGTVTSMLKTLDAARLATHRPYEGVALTRAGKVLALRMIRRHRLIELFLLKTLSLTWDEVHDEAEHLEHAVSDLLIDRIDAFLGRPEVDPHGDPIPRADALSLPDGDDMPMRPLSECTAGKGFRLARVLDQSSEFLRYLTESGLGLGTIGRVDANPAGAGLMRIVLGDRPLSLSLDAAGRLLVADA; encoded by the coding sequence ATGCCCAGCCTGACGGTCGAAAACTACGTGAAGACGATTTACCAGATCGCTGCGGCCCAGTCGGGCCGGCCGGCGAGCACCGGCCAGATCGCCAACGCGCTCGGCGTGGCGCCCGGCACGGTGACGAGCATGCTCAAGACGCTCGACGCCGCCCGGCTCGCCACGCATCGCCCCTACGAGGGCGTCGCCCTGACCCGCGCCGGCAAGGTGCTCGCCCTGCGCATGATCCGGCGCCACCGGCTCATCGAGCTGTTCCTGCTCAAGACGCTCTCGCTCACCTGGGACGAGGTCCACGACGAGGCGGAGCACCTCGAGCACGCGGTCAGCGACCTGCTCATCGACCGCATCGACGCCTTCCTCGGCCGGCCCGAGGTCGACCCCCATGGCGATCCGATCCCACGGGCCGATGCCCTGTCGCTTCCCGACGGCGATGACATGCCGATGCGGCCGCTGTCCGAATGCACCGCCGGCAAAGGCTTCAGGCTCGCCCGGGTGCTCGACCAGTCTTCGGAGTTCCTGCGCTACCTGACCGAGTCGGGGCTCGGGCTGGGGACGATCGGCCGCGTCGACGCGAATCCGGCCGGCGCCGGCCTGATGCGCATCGTCCTCGGCGACCGGCCGCTGTCGCTGTCTCTCGACGCCGCCGGCCGGCTGCTCGTCGCCGACGCCTGA
- the mch gene encoding methenyltetrahydromethanopterin cyclohydrolase: MHLNGAALAIAEPLCARPATVGAALHVVGGARVLDCGVAAAGGSEAGLGMARVALGGLGSVTLEPAARPGAAPLPGWPDCPWPVVTVSSDAPVAACLAAQYAGWRVKEAGYFAMASGPIRAAIGREELYDDIGMRERSPSVVGLLETDRLPPAEVCRRLAADAGVPPEHLLLLVARTASTAGTLQVTARSLETALHQLHELKFDLGRIRRGGGRAPLPPVPEPADDLVAIGRTNDAILYGGHVVLEVTGDDDSLRAVGPRVVSRGSASHGEPFASLFAKAGGDFYALDPALFAPAVVEFVNVDTGVRHLFGGLEPLVVARSFGGDTGA; this comes from the coding sequence ATGCACCTCAACGGCGCGGCCCTCGCGATCGCCGAACCGCTCTGTGCCCGCCCCGCAACCGTCGGCGCCGCCCTGCACGTCGTCGGCGGCGCCCGTGTCCTCGATTGCGGCGTCGCCGCGGCCGGTGGCAGCGAGGCGGGGCTGGGGATGGCGCGGGTCGCCCTCGGTGGCCTGGGGAGCGTCACCTTGGAGCCGGCAGCTCGGCCCGGCGCGGCGCCGCTGCCCGGTTGGCCCGACTGCCCGTGGCCCGTCGTCACCGTCTCCAGCGATGCGCCCGTCGCCGCCTGCCTGGCTGCCCAATATGCCGGCTGGCGGGTCAAGGAGGCGGGCTACTTCGCGATGGCCAGCGGCCCGATCCGGGCGGCGATCGGCCGCGAGGAGCTGTACGACGACATCGGCATGCGCGAACGGTCGCCGTCGGTCGTCGGGCTGCTCGAGACCGACAGGCTGCCACCGGCGGAGGTCTGCCGCCGGTTGGCGGCCGACGCCGGCGTGCCCCCGGAGCACCTGCTGCTGCTCGTGGCGCGAACGGCGAGCACGGCGGGCACGCTGCAGGTGACCGCGCGGTCGCTGGAAACCGCGCTCCACCAGCTCCACGAGTTGAAGTTCGACCTCGGCAGGATCCGGCGCGGCGGCGGCCGGGCCCCGCTGCCGCCCGTGCCGGAGCCGGCCGACGACCTGGTGGCGATCGGCCGCACCAACGACGCGATCCTCTACGGCGGCCACGTCGTGCTCGAGGTGACGGGGGACGACGACAGCCTGCGGGCGGTCGGGCCGCGGGTGGTGAGCCGCGGATCGGCATCTCACGGCGAGCCGTTCGCCAGCCTGTTCGCCAAGGCGGGGGGCGACTTCTACGCCCTCGATCCCGCCCTGTTCGCGCCAGCCGTCGTCGAGTTCGTCAACGTCGACACGGGCGTTCGGCACCTGTTCGGCGGCCTCGAGCCGCTGGTCGTGGCCCGGTCGTTCGGCGGCGACACGGGGGCCTGA
- the rimK gene encoding hypothetical protein produces MRVAVVGEPGGWHVGRIVAALAARGHEASVVPWATLGARISRDGDTFLPEPLAGSDVVAVRGMPGAGGHAARLEDVVFRMDVLARLATRGTRIVNSPRALEVAIDKYLSLSLLAAAGLPVPATRVAQGAAAAVAAAAELGTPCVLKPLFGSRGRGIELLESPQAVAAAVAATGTVAYLQEFVPHEGWDVRILVVGAERFAIRRVAPPGDWRTNVSLGGRPERFEPPADWVSLAVRAAAAVSAEVAGVDIVPARDGRVLVLEVNAIPGWRGLEAATGRDVAAALVRHLESGL; encoded by the coding sequence ATGCGCGTGGCCGTGGTTGGGGAGCCCGGCGGGTGGCACGTGGGCCGGATCGTCGCCGCGCTCGCCGCCCGTGGGCACGAGGCGAGCGTCGTCCCCTGGGCCACTCTCGGTGCCCGCATCTCGCGCGACGGCGACACGTTCCTCCCCGAGCCGCTCGCCGGCAGCGACGTCGTCGCCGTCCGCGGCATGCCCGGCGCGGGGGGCCATGCGGCCCGGCTCGAGGATGTCGTGTTTCGCATGGACGTCCTCGCAAGGCTGGCCACCCGGGGCACGCGGATCGTCAACAGCCCGCGGGCACTGGAGGTGGCGATCGACAAGTACCTGTCGCTGTCATTGCTCGCCGCCGCGGGCCTCCCCGTGCCGGCAACGCGGGTCGCTCAGGGGGCCGCGGCAGCGGTCGCAGCCGCCGCTGAGCTGGGAACACCCTGCGTTCTGAAGCCGCTCTTCGGCTCACGGGGACGCGGAATCGAACTGCTCGAAAGCCCCCAAGCGGTTGCGGCCGCGGTCGCCGCCACCGGCACGGTCGCCTACCTCCAGGAGTTCGTGCCCCACGAGGGCTGGGACGTCCGCATTCTGGTGGTCGGGGCCGAACGGTTTGCGATCCGCCGCGTGGCTCCCCCGGGGGACTGGCGGACCAACGTCTCGCTGGGAGGCCGCCCTGAGCGGTTCGAGCCGCCGGCAGACTGGGTAAGTCTGGCGGTTCGAGCGGCGGCCGCCGTGTCGGCGGAAGTGGCCGGGGTGGACATTGTTCCCGCCCGCGACGGGCGCGTGCTCGTCCTCGAGGTGAACGCCATCCCCGGGTGGCGCGGCCTCGAAGCCGCCACCGGTCGCGACGTCGCCGCGGCGCTGGTCCGGCACCTCGAGTCCGGTCTCTGA